One Mycolicibacterium crocinum DNA window includes the following coding sequences:
- a CDS encoding sulfate/molybdate ABC transporter ATP-binding protein produces MAELQFAAAVAERSYEVAFEVAAGEVLAILGPNGAGKSTTLHVIAGLLHPDSGLVRLGGRTLTDTEDGISVATHDRRVGLLLQDPLLFPHLSVQANVEFAPRSRGAGRAAARRSAASWLAEVGLAELADRKPDQLSGGQAQRAAIARALAAEPEVLLLDEPLSGLDVAVAASVRALLRRVSSQSGRATVLITHDLLDVLTLADRVMVLDDGRVAEIGAVGDVLAAPRSMFGARIAGVNVVRGEAAGPEALRAADGALWHGRHDVEPQEAGALVAVFSPGAVAVYRELPHGSPRNSVRIRVAELDADGARVRVRGQEQADGAPGLAADITAESAAGLRLAAGDDVWFTVKAQEVALHPAAR; encoded by the coding sequence GGGGAAGTACTGGCCATCCTCGGGCCCAACGGTGCAGGCAAGTCCACCACGCTGCACGTGATTGCCGGTCTGCTGCACCCGGATTCGGGCCTGGTCCGCCTCGGCGGCCGAACGCTCACCGACACCGAGGACGGTATCTCGGTGGCCACCCACGACCGTCGCGTCGGCCTGCTACTGCAGGACCCACTGCTGTTCCCGCATCTGAGCGTGCAGGCCAACGTCGAGTTCGCGCCGCGCAGTCGCGGGGCGGGGCGTGCCGCGGCCCGCCGCAGTGCCGCGAGCTGGCTGGCCGAGGTGGGACTGGCCGAGCTGGCCGATCGCAAACCGGACCAGCTGTCCGGCGGGCAGGCGCAGCGGGCTGCGATCGCGCGGGCGCTGGCGGCCGAGCCGGAGGTGCTGCTGCTCGACGAGCCACTGTCCGGACTCGACGTCGCGGTGGCCGCCTCGGTGCGGGCGCTGCTGCGCCGGGTGTCGTCGCAGTCGGGCCGGGCAACGGTTCTGATCACCCACGATCTGCTCGACGTGCTGACGCTGGCCGACCGGGTGATGGTGCTCGACGACGGACGCGTCGCCGAGATCGGCGCGGTCGGCGATGTCCTGGCCGCGCCGCGCAGCATGTTCGGCGCCCGCATCGCCGGGGTGAATGTCGTTCGGGGCGAGGCGGCCGGTCCGGAGGCGCTGCGGGCCGCCGACGGGGCCCTGTGGCACGGCCGCCACGACGTGGAACCGCAGGAGGCGGGCGCGCTCGTCGCGGTGTTCTCGCCGGGCGCGGTCGCGGTGTACCGGGAGCTGCCGCACGGCAGCCCGCGCAACAGCGTCCGGATCCGCGTCGCGGAGCTGGACGCCGACGGCGCGCGGGTGCGGGTGCGCGGCCAGGAGCAGGCCGACGGCGCGCCCGGACTGGCCGCCGACATCACCGCGGAGTCCGCGGCGGGCTTGCGGCTGGCAGCCGGGGACGACGTGTGGTTCACAGTGAAGGCGCAGGAAGTCGCCCTGCA